A region from the Parabacteroides sp. FAFU027 genome encodes:
- a CDS encoding B12-binding domain-containing radical SAM protein produces MPKVLFIQPSQYLVRGGIVKQKKLYLPGLVFPLLAAMLPIHWEVEVRLEVIDDIDFNADADIVGIGAMGHSIFRAFDLADEFRKRGKIVFMGGYMASMVPEMALQHADSVVIGDSELSFPQLVDDFEKTGQLKPIYDNPLTELKHLPIPRYEMLTAKPIGDMLPVQAGRGCTHGCSFCSIACIYKGRHMMRPIDEVIRDIEYIRSLGYRKFYMIDDNIMNNPAYLEELCQRIEPLRMKWSSQCTMDLAKNDSLLKQVAKSGCEILSLGLESISQEGLDKLNKSWLRVDDHRTLIKAFNDAGIMISAEMIIGTDGDTIESLKATYDFIKECRIPLLRIYFLTPAPATKLYVELKHSGRLIHEDFSHYNSSECVYYPEKMTPEELTYMYNWLNGRIFSINGIVSRTLLNKQFLHYPLKHLFAFFVNLHYRSYVKRGETPLII; encoded by the coding sequence ATGCCTAAAGTTCTCTTCATACAACCTTCGCAATACCTGGTTCGGGGCGGCATTGTCAAACAAAAGAAACTTTACCTGCCGGGACTGGTATTTCCGCTTCTTGCGGCCATGCTTCCTATTCACTGGGAGGTGGAAGTCAGGCTGGAGGTGATTGATGATATTGATTTCAATGCGGATGCCGATATAGTGGGTATTGGAGCGATGGGGCACTCAATTTTCAGGGCGTTTGATTTGGCGGATGAATTCAGAAAGCGGGGAAAGATTGTTTTTATGGGCGGTTATATGGCTTCGATGGTGCCAGAGATGGCATTGCAACATGCAGATAGTGTGGTGATTGGTGATTCGGAGCTCTCTTTTCCGCAACTGGTGGATGATTTTGAGAAAACAGGGCAACTAAAGCCGATATATGATAATCCACTGACAGAGTTAAAGCATTTACCCATACCGAGATATGAAATGCTAACAGCAAAACCGATAGGAGATATGCTGCCTGTTCAGGCTGGTCGGGGCTGCACACACGGTTGCAGTTTTTGCTCGATAGCCTGCATCTATAAAGGCCGGCACATGATGCGTCCGATTGATGAAGTTATTCGCGATATAGAATATATCCGGAGTTTGGGGTATCGCAAGTTTTATATGATTGATGACAACATCATGAATAATCCTGCTTATCTGGAGGAGTTGTGCCAACGCATAGAGCCATTAAGGATGAAATGGTCAAGCCAATGTACGATGGATTTAGCCAAAAACGATTCATTACTCAAACAGGTGGCAAAGTCTGGTTGTGAGATACTGAGCCTGGGACTGGAAAGTATTTCTCAGGAAGGACTGGATAAACTGAATAAAAGCTGGCTTAGGGTAGATGATCACCGGACGCTGATAAAGGCATTTAACGATGCCGGGATTATGATTAGTGCAGAGATGATTATCGGAACGGATGGTGATACAATTGAGTCATTAAAAGCGACTTACGATTTTATCAAAGAGTGCAGGATTCCTTTGTTGCGCATCTATTTTCTCACTCCGGCACCTGCCACAAAGCTTTATGTCGAGTTAAAACATTCAGGAAGACTGATACATGAAGACTTCAGTCATTACAATTCGTCAGAATGCGTCTATTATCCGGAGAAGATGACGCCGGAAGAACTCACATATATGTATAACTGGTTGAATGGTAGGATATTTTCGATAAATGGCATCGTATCACGAACATTGCTGAACAAGCAATTTCTGCATTACCCGTTGAAGCACCTGTTTGCATTTTTCGTAAATCTGCATTACAGATCTTATGTCAAAAGAGGAGAAACCCCGCTGATTATATGA
- a CDS encoding B12-binding domain-containing radical SAM protein, whose product MRVLFVRPKPSPETIGLQHVMIVEPLELEVLATLIQAEHEVRIVDLILEKKELVYFLKEFVPQAVCVTGYITHIPVMIECCHEAKLFNDNIITIVGGVHIEKFPDDIEHQAVDYRVIRNATRTFPQLISFLAQKADFPQGVLRKNEIVISRNLPDYDFYFPIPDRSLTQKYRGKYFYVFHDKVALVKTSFGCPYHCKFCYCRKITDDHYFTRPLEEVIEELSGIREKEIYIVDDDFLVSRNRVAEFIRLLKENNISKKYLIYGRADFIVCNPDVIKDFREVGLRTVIVGLESFNDQELSGFHKESDSNINMQAMAVLNQNKVDCYAAVIVSPSWSENDFRKAGDVMLELGIKFVNLQPLTPLRGTGIEIDDRNLIIPRDEYAKWDLAHVTIRPEKMSVTDYYRNIMKLYQRIILNPKTLLRHAKYPLYLQLRMMVGVKKVQQQYRNKIMETGKDA is encoded by the coding sequence ATGAGAGTCCTGTTTGTGCGACCTAAACCGTCTCCTGAAACCATTGGACTACAACATGTCATGATTGTTGAACCATTGGAACTTGAAGTATTAGCAACGCTGATACAGGCTGAGCATGAAGTGCGGATTGTGGATCTGATTCTGGAGAAAAAAGAGCTTGTATATTTTCTGAAAGAGTTTGTGCCTCAGGCGGTTTGTGTAACCGGATACATTACGCACATTCCCGTCATGATTGAGTGTTGCCATGAGGCCAAGCTATTTAACGACAATATAATAACGATTGTAGGAGGAGTGCATATAGAGAAATTCCCGGATGATATAGAGCATCAGGCTGTCGATTACCGGGTGATCCGGAATGCCACGCGGACGTTTCCTCAATTGATCTCCTTTTTAGCTCAAAAGGCTGATTTTCCACAGGGTGTATTAAGGAAAAATGAAATAGTGATTAGTCGGAACCTGCCCGATTATGATTTCTACTTTCCTATTCCTGACCGCTCTTTGACGCAGAAATACCGGGGCAAATACTTTTACGTTTTCCATGATAAGGTGGCTCTGGTGAAAACCTCCTTTGGTTGTCCCTATCATTGCAAATTCTGCTATTGCCGGAAAATAACCGACGACCATTACTTCACCCGTCCGTTGGAGGAGGTGATTGAAGAACTTTCAGGCATTCGGGAAAAGGAAATTTACATCGTGGATGATGATTTCCTCGTGAGTAGAAACCGTGTCGCTGAATTTATCCGACTACTCAAAGAAAACAATATCAGTAAAAAGTATCTGATCTACGGAAGAGCCGACTTTATTGTCTGTAATCCGGATGTGATAAAGGATTTCAGAGAGGTTGGTCTAAGGACGGTAATTGTAGGCCTGGAGTCATTTAATGACCAGGAACTCAGTGGTTTTCATAAAGAGTCGGATAGTAATATAAATATGCAGGCAATGGCGGTTTTGAATCAAAACAAAGTGGATTGCTATGCTGCCGTAATAGTTTCACCTTCGTGGAGTGAAAATGATTTTCGTAAAGCTGGTGATGTGATGCTGGAATTGGGAATTAAGTTCGTCAATCTGCAACCGCTGACTCCGTTGCGGGGAACCGGAATTGAGATTGATGATAGAAACCTGATTATTCCACGTGATGAATACGCCAAATGGGATCTGGCTCATGTAACCATTCGTCCGGAAAAGATGAGTGTAACCGATTATTACCGAAATATTATGAAGTTGTATCAACGCATTATCCTGAATCCTAAAACCTTGCTTAGGCATGCAAAATATCCGCTCTATTTGCAACTCAGAATGATGGTAGGCGTAAAAAAGGTACAACAACAATATCGAAATAAAATCATGGAGACCGGAAAAGATGCCTAA
- a CDS encoding GNAT family N-acetyltransferase, with the protein MIAVIKVRSCRNLGRFISFPDRLYKDDPNYVPELRIVRKMILDRKKNPFLEHSKAEFFMAVQDRKVVGRIAVIRNNIHIRQTGEQCGFFGFFEVVEDYEIAKRLIDQAVMWLKNEKLDCLIGPENFTTNDSCGILVSGYDTPPVVMMPYNKPYYEEFLTRYGFQKEIDLYSYSLNHLSFKHNYLKTLCHRIKSNLMDSGINVRPIQFGNQEEEISRLREVYNLANQDNWGFIPLDEKEFHEKAMQLKQLVTEELILVAEKDSRFIGFVVAVPDINQILIRIKSGKLGLFGLLQMFWHKRKVNNSRILILGVLEEYRNKGIDIYLYEKIQENLKANGIFRCEACYVLENNETMNAILEKLGGERIKTYRIYRYKMKNCNGRNGP; encoded by the coding sequence ATGATAGCTGTCATTAAGGTCAGGTCATGTCGGAATTTGGGCCGTTTTATCAGTTTTCCTGACCGGCTTTATAAAGATGATCCTAACTATGTCCCGGAATTGCGTATTGTAAGGAAAATGATCCTGGACAGGAAGAAAAATCCATTCCTTGAACATTCCAAAGCTGAGTTTTTTATGGCGGTTCAGGATCGTAAGGTTGTGGGACGAATTGCGGTTATCCGCAATAACATTCATATCCGTCAGACCGGAGAGCAATGTGGTTTCTTTGGCTTTTTTGAGGTTGTAGAAGATTACGAGATTGCCAAACGCCTCATTGATCAGGCTGTTATGTGGCTTAAAAACGAAAAGCTGGATTGCCTGATCGGGCCTGAGAATTTTACAACAAACGATTCCTGTGGCATCCTGGTTTCCGGATACGACACCCCACCTGTGGTGATGATGCCTTATAATAAACCCTATTATGAGGAATTTCTCACCCGGTACGGATTTCAGAAAGAGATTGATCTCTATTCTTATAGCCTGAATCACCTTTCTTTCAAACATAATTATTTGAAAACGCTATGCCATAGGATAAAAAGCAATCTGATGGATTCCGGCATTAACGTCAGACCCATTCAGTTTGGAAATCAGGAGGAAGAAATTAGTCGGCTAAGAGAGGTGTATAATCTGGCAAACCAAGATAACTGGGGATTTATCCCGCTGGACGAGAAGGAGTTTCATGAAAAAGCAATGCAACTAAAGCAGTTGGTAACTGAAGAGCTGATTCTGGTGGCCGAGAAAGATAGCCGATTCATTGGTTTTGTAGTAGCAGTTCCTGATATTAATCAGATACTTATACGGATTAAATCCGGCAAACTGGGATTGTTTGGCTTATTGCAGATGTTTTGGCATAAACGAAAAGTTAATAATTCCCGCATTCTGATTCTTGGTGTGCTCGAGGAGTACAGAAATAAAGGCATTGATATTTACCTATACGAAAAGATTCAGGAAAATCTGAAGGCTAATGGTATATTTCGTTGTGAAGCCTGCTATGTACTGGAGAACAACGAAACGATGAACGCAATTCTTGAGAAATTGGGAGGAGAGAGAATTAAGACTTACCGTATTTACCGGTATAAAATGAAAAATTGTAACGGACGGAATGGGCCATAA
- a CDS encoding translocation/assembly module TamB, translating into MSNNIPFAIVIKFIKYTLISILVFIVVINASLYILLNIPSIQRKITTFATETLKKQLNTEVRIKSVDFAFMNKVALKEVYIEDQRHRVLLDANKIAVGLNPIELLYNRLIINTIQLYSFHLYLSKDTPKSKPNYQFVLDAFKSDSTKKTKPLAEVQIKSIVIRRGNVNYDVFSEPYKFGRFNATHVRLRNLLANISLHTFTQDNIDAVIKRLAFEENSGFTVKKLTMHLISTHKKVSLNNFKLEMPQSNLAFDNVSLDYSKVDATHKFNDVARFNVEIPDGTLCPHDIAAFVPTFRYYYSVLHLETAVKGTVNNLNISKINVSSGDKLSLSARLRLDGTSDMANAYLFGKINKLRIDPAGTTELVRNLSARRTDLGEWAQRAGVIEFSGEVSGFLSDLVAFGMIKSSLGVLKTDLKIGQDTESKRMTFNGKLVTQDFALGRLLANQSLGNIGLNLQLDGYQDPKQLPQGKVKGEIFKVDFNNYQYRNIRINGDFQGSLYKGNLELNDPNGYFYLGGIVDSNPRNQKFKLISRVRNLDLNALNLSKQYRGSRLSFTMKADLNGKLPDQALGEVSIDSLHFQDSRNDLSLGRITVQSLKEGGLQRLRIASPLINGELKGKYQISALPHSLLFFASQYFPSLTHKVFPVAPTNDFDFSFQISNTEKVGSVFNLPVTFSDDSYVKGAYSDFSHKFFTEAYVPTFTMKNKTYNDVKLFVDNENQQLHLSAGTYFQNKKKDNISFSFNMMAQSDMAECKLDWSNSAKHTYSGELNFKTAFKERFKGAPGMNFTIMPGSFILNDSTWNIAQSTVVVDSGRVSVRDFSLSKLNQFVKIDGSVSKNPEDTLYLSLKNINLEYVFNTLNIKNVNFGGKATGDFILTNLMRTPVLLTENFEVEDFSFNQVRFGRLNLFSRWNSENNGIQMQGGIMGYLGNKSKVNGYIFPTKDSISMNFNASQLNVEFLKPYLGGILKDLSGQASGNAQLFGHFSNLNLSGDVKTDKLRFKVDYLNTYYSISDSLHLRRNQIYFNNINVLDKEKNVAIASGMIRHNDLSNWRYSIQMTTPKMLVYDAARKNNPMFYGPVYGSGNVTIKGDEKVTDIDVNMQTNAGTNFTISLNDERSATEYNFITFRNKKQELLELQRRREEVSDIAVKSQPVEKAPPASSSILNLNLFIDINPAANLNLLMDPVLGDMIESHGLGNMKLVYSTNKDVQLFGLYTIERGTYGFNWQNVFKKKFTISEGSSVSFNGSPYSADLDINAMYTTTADLADLDENFVNDKELSRTSTQVQCLLKATGNMNKPDLKFDLNFPNNSEEVNRRVKSIVNTEDMMARQIVYLMLMNRFYTLDYSNSGSTNRQSQIGSIASATIGSQLNNLLSQVTDKVNIGTNVKLDNTNNYNNMEVQVALSSQLLNNRLLINGNFGYRDNIATKTSFIGDFDLEYKLTKSGEWRAKVYNHSNDRYYYLKSSLTTQGLGIIYKKDFNALHDLFRKPESEKK; encoded by the coding sequence TTGTCAAATAATATACCCTTTGCTATCGTGATTAAATTCATCAAATATACTCTTATATCTATCCTTGTATTTATCGTTGTGATAAATGCATCTCTCTATATATTGCTCAATATCCCGTCAATCCAGCGAAAGATTACAACTTTTGCAACCGAGACACTTAAAAAACAGCTGAATACCGAAGTCAGAATCAAAAGTGTTGATTTTGCATTTATGAATAAAGTGGCTTTGAAAGAGGTCTATATTGAAGACCAGCGTCACAGAGTATTACTGGATGCCAATAAAATTGCAGTTGGTTTAAATCCGATTGAACTGTTGTACAACCGGTTGATTATTAATACTATTCAGCTTTATAGTTTTCACCTTTATCTTTCCAAAGATACCCCAAAGTCAAAACCTAATTATCAGTTTGTTCTTGACGCTTTTAAGTCGGATTCTACGAAAAAAACCAAACCGTTGGCTGAGGTGCAGATCAAATCCATTGTTATCCGTCGGGGAAATGTAAACTACGATGTTTTTTCAGAACCATACAAATTTGGTCGGTTTAATGCGACCCACGTCCGTCTGAGAAATTTATTGGCCAATATTTCCCTGCATACATTTACACAAGATAATATTGATGCTGTTATTAAGCGTCTTGCCTTTGAGGAAAACTCCGGCTTTACAGTGAAAAAACTCACCATGCACCTGATTTCCACGCATAAAAAGGTGTCATTGAATAATTTTAAACTTGAAATGCCTCAATCTAATCTGGCATTTGATAATGTTTCACTGGATTATAGCAAGGTTGATGCTACACATAAATTCAATGATGTAGCACGATTTAATGTGGAAATTCCGGACGGAACCTTATGTCCGCATGATATTGCCGCATTTGTACCGACATTTCGTTACTATTATTCGGTATTGCATCTTGAAACAGCTGTAAAAGGAACTGTCAATAATTTGAATATTAGTAAGATAAATGTTAGCTCGGGCGATAAACTCAGTCTAAGTGCAAGACTGAGGCTTGATGGAACATCAGATATGGCCAATGCCTATTTGTTTGGTAAAATCAATAAACTTCGGATTGATCCAGCCGGTACGACTGAGCTGGTTCGTAATTTGTCAGCGCGCCGAACAGATCTGGGTGAATGGGCACAACGTGCAGGTGTGATTGAATTTAGCGGTGAAGTATCTGGATTCTTGTCGGATCTTGTGGCATTTGGAATGATTAAAAGTAGTCTGGGAGTTTTAAAAACAGACTTAAAAATAGGCCAGGATACCGAGTCAAAACGTATGACCTTTAACGGAAAACTCGTAACTCAGGATTTTGCTTTGGGAAGATTGCTGGCCAACCAGTCATTGGGTAATATTGGTCTTAATCTTCAACTTGATGGGTATCAGGATCCGAAACAATTGCCCCAGGGGAAAGTAAAAGGCGAGATTTTTAAGGTTGATTTTAATAACTACCAGTACCGGAATATCCGGATAAACGGAGACTTCCAGGGTAGTCTTTACAAAGGTAATCTGGAACTAAATGACCCGAATGGCTATTTCTATCTTGGAGGAATTGTGGACAGCAATCCTCGCAATCAAAAGTTTAAGTTAATCAGCAGAGTACGTAATCTGGACTTGAATGCGCTGAATCTTTCGAAGCAGTACAGAGGTTCCCGATTGAGTTTTACAATGAAAGCTGACCTGAATGGAAAATTACCTGACCAGGCATTGGGAGAAGTCTCCATAGATAGTTTGCATTTTCAGGATAGCCGGAATGACCTTAGCTTAGGGCGCATTACAGTTCAATCTCTGAAAGAGGGGGGATTGCAACGATTACGAATCGCGTCTCCTTTGATTAACGGGGAGTTGAAGGGGAAATACCAGATCTCTGCACTGCCACACAGTTTACTGTTTTTTGCGTCACAATATTTTCCATCGCTTACCCATAAGGTATTTCCTGTTGCGCCGACAAATGATTTTGATTTTTCATTTCAGATTTCCAACACTGAAAAAGTTGGTTCGGTATTTAATCTGCCCGTTACTTTTTCAGATGACAGTTATGTAAAAGGGGCTTACAGTGATTTCTCTCACAAATTTTTTACTGAAGCCTATGTGCCGACATTTACGATGAAAAATAAAACCTACAATGATGTAAAGCTATTTGTTGATAATGAGAATCAGCAATTACATTTGTCTGCGGGAACCTATTTTCAGAATAAAAAGAAAGATAATATCAGTTTCTCATTTAATATGATGGCTCAGAGTGATATGGCTGAATGTAAATTGGACTGGAGCAACTCTGCAAAACACACGTATAGTGGAGAATTAAACTTTAAAACAGCTTTTAAAGAGCGTTTTAAAGGAGCTCCTGGAATGAATTTTACCATTATGCCTGGTTCGTTTATTCTAAATGATTCAACATGGAATATTGCACAGTCAACAGTTGTAGTGGATTCCGGCAGGGTATCTGTTCGTGATTTTTCTTTATCGAAGCTGAACCAATTCGTCAAGATTGATGGTAGTGTGTCTAAGAACCCTGAAGATACGCTTTATCTCTCATTGAAAAATATCAATCTGGAATATGTTTTTAATACGCTGAATATTAAAAATGTAAATTTTGGCGGTAAGGCTACCGGAGATTTTATTCTAACCAATCTTATGCGCACTCCTGTTTTACTTACTGAAAACTTTGAGGTCGAGGATTTTTCATTTAACCAGGTTCGTTTTGGAAGGCTGAATCTGTTTAGTCGGTGGAACTCCGAAAATAATGGTATCCAAATGCAAGGTGGTATTATGGGGTATTTGGGAAATAAATCGAAGGTAAACGGATATATTTTCCCAACAAAGGACTCCATTTCAATGAACTTCAATGCTTCGCAATTAAATGTCGAGTTCTTGAAGCCGTATCTGGGCGGAATATTAAAAGACCTGTCAGGGCAGGCGAGTGGCAATGCGCAACTCTTTGGTCATTTCAGTAATCTAAATCTGTCCGGTGATGTCAAGACAGACAAGTTACGTTTCAAGGTTGATTATCTGAATACCTATTATTCAATCAGCGATAGTCTGCATTTGAGACGTAACCAGATTTATTTCAATAATATCAACGTGTTGGATAAAGAAAAGAATGTAGCTATTGCATCGGGCATGATTCGTCATAACGATTTATCGAATTGGCGCTATTCTATACAGATGACAACGCCTAAAATGTTGGTATATGATGCTGCTCGTAAAAATAATCCGATGTTTTACGGGCCTGTCTATGGCTCCGGAAATGTAACAATTAAAGGGGACGAAAAAGTTACAGATATTGATGTGAATATGCAGACAAATGCGGGGACAAATTTCACTATTTCTCTGAATGATGAAAGGTCAGCAACAGAATATAACTTTATTACGTTCCGCAATAAGAAACAGGAATTACTGGAGCTTCAAAGACGGAGAGAAGAGGTTTCGGATATTGCCGTAAAATCCCAACCTGTAGAAAAAGCCCCTCCGGCATCGTCTTCAATTCTGAATCTGAACCTCTTTATTGATATAAATCCGGCGGCGAATCTCAATCTTTTGATGGATCCAGTGTTGGGAGATATGATTGAAAGTCACGGATTGGGAAATATGAAGTTGGTATATAGTACCAATAAAGATGTACAATTATTTGGGCTATATACTATTGAGCGTGGTACTTATGGCTTCAATTGGCAGAATGTTTTTAAGAAGAAATTTACGATAAGTGAGGGGAGTAGTGTTTCTTTCAATGGAAGTCCTTATTCGGCAGATTTGGATATAAATGCGATGTACACGACGACTGCCGACCTGGCAGACCTTGATGAAAACTTCGTGAATGACAAAGAGCTAAGCCGGACAAGTACCCAGGTGCAATGCCTGCTCAAGGCAACAGGTAATATGAATAAACCGGATTTGAAATTTGACCTGAATTTCCCGAATAATTCTGAAGAGGTTAATCGTCGGGTGAAGAGTATTGTAAACACTGAGGATATGATGGCCCGTCAGATTGTCTATTTGATGCTCATGAATCGTTTTTACACTCTTGATTACTCTAACTCCGGCTCGACTAACCGTCAGAGTCAGATTGGGTCAATAGCATCGGCAACAATCGGCTCACAGCTCAATAATTTGCTGTCGCAGGTAACCGATAAGGTGAATATCGGAACTAACGTGAAACTGGATAATACCAATAACTATAATAATATGGAGGTGCAGGTTGCTCTCTCTAGCCAGTTACTAAATAATCGGTTATTGATTAACGGGAACTTCGGATACCGGGATAATATTGCAACCAAGACCTCTTTTATCGGTGATTTTGACCTTGAATATAAACTGACCAAGTCCGGAGAATGGCGGGCAAAAGTGTATAATCACTCCAATGACCGTTATTATTATCTGAAATCATCTCTCACTACCCAGGGGTTAGGTATTATTTATAAGAAAGATTTCAACGCGTTGCATGATTTATTCCGGAAACCAGAATCGGAGAAGAAATAA
- a CDS encoding radical SAM protein — MQNSSAIPDISTLYRLPFSKNDNPNGWVEITTDCNLRCPGCYRGCNRDDNIALHVPLEQVKVNVLEMKRIRNCQIISLSGGEPLLHPDLESIVRFIRDNQMFPFVHTNGLLLTPELITRLKRAGLAGLIIRVDSLSRNRATTEEALNSVRQKYGEMVNAIGGIHLTFLCVVNKDNIAEINSVVKWSITNAKLVDFITFIPMRQVLFQKTDVIDSSKWIYLQDLCDQIQSVIPNIRYASYLGSKVENTAMKWLQSPWIVMNNRILGYTGPKFVESFQMLHHLFKGKYAYKFGQGRSYLNFFQILIISVFLSDFRGVARNFIKEIISNPLNLFQRATVQLLCYIIPPGLVDGMRDECDGCPDAILYNGKLVPSCGLEEYKLFENQTDNIQKDDSCH, encoded by the coding sequence ATGCAAAACAGTTCTGCAATACCCGATATCTCAACACTTTACCGTCTTCCATTTTCCAAGAATGATAACCCCAACGGGTGGGTGGAGATTACCACCGATTGTAATCTCAGATGCCCCGGGTGTTACCGCGGATGCAACAGAGACGATAATATTGCTCTTCATGTACCACTTGAACAGGTGAAAGTAAACGTTTTGGAAATGAAACGAATACGTAATTGTCAGATCATCTCTCTGAGTGGGGGAGAGCCCCTGTTGCATCCCGATCTGGAAAGCATTGTCCGGTTTATCCGTGATAACCAAATGTTCCCCTTTGTTCATACTAACGGATTGCTGCTGACCCCGGAACTGATAACCAGATTAAAAAGAGCCGGACTTGCCGGGCTTATCATTCGGGTCGATTCACTGAGCCGCAATCGTGCAACAACCGAGGAGGCCTTGAATAGTGTCAGGCAAAAGTACGGGGAAATGGTAAATGCAATAGGGGGGATTCACCTTACTTTTCTCTGTGTGGTTAACAAGGACAATATCGCTGAAATCAATTCGGTGGTGAAATGGTCGATTACCAATGCTAAGTTGGTGGATTTCATTACTTTTATCCCGATGCGGCAGGTTCTTTTTCAGAAAACAGACGTGATAGACAGCTCTAAATGGATTTATTTACAGGATTTGTGCGATCAGATACAATCTGTAATCCCAAACATTCGGTATGCTTCATATTTGGGAAGTAAAGTCGAAAACACAGCGATGAAGTGGCTGCAATCTCCATGGATTGTGATGAATAACCGCATTCTTGGTTATACCGGTCCGAAATTCGTAGAGTCTTTCCAGATGCTGCACCATCTGTTTAAAGGTAAATATGCCTATAAATTTGGTCAGGGACGAAGCTATCTGAATTTCTTCCAGATTTTGATAATCAGTGTTTTCCTTTCTGATTTTCGGGGTGTTGCCCGTAATTTCATCAAAGAAATAATCAGTAATCCGTTGAATTTGTTTCAACGGGCAACTGTTCAGCTGCTTTGCTACATCATACCGCCCGGATTGGTTGATGGTATGCGCGATGAGTGTGACGGATGTCCCGATGCAATCCTGTATAACGGGAAACTGGTACCGTCGTGTGGGTTGGAAGAGTACAAACTTTTTGAAAATCAAACCGATAATATTCAGAAAGATGATAGCTGTCATTAA
- the tsaD gene encoding tRNA (adenosine(37)-N6)-threonylcarbamoyltransferase complex transferase subunit TsaD gives MDTIILGIESSCDDTSAAIIRNGVMLSNVITNQDVHREYGGVVPELASRAHERNIIPVVHAALTRAGIEKEQLSAVAFTRGPGLMGSLLVGTSFTKGFAAGLNVPMVDVNHLHAHVLAHFIKEHEEDDNQPKFPFLCLLVSGGNSQIILVKAYNNMEVVGQTIDDAAGEAFDKCAKVMGLGYPGGPVVDKLAKEGNPNAFTLNKPHIPGFNYSFSGLKTSFLYLLRDELKKDPDFIEKNKADLCATLQATVVDILMNKLRKATKEYGVKEVAVAGGVSANSGLRQAFEDHAVKYGWKIYIPKFAFTTDNAAMVAMAGYFKYQDKQFCGMDATPYSRVEI, from the coding sequence ATGGATACAATCATACTAGGCATAGAATCATCGTGTGACGACACCTCAGCGGCTATTATCCGCAATGGAGTCATGCTTTCAAACGTAATTACCAATCAGGACGTTCACCGTGAATACGGTGGTGTGGTACCCGAGTTAGCTTCGCGTGCCCATGAACGGAACATTATACCTGTAGTGCATGCAGCACTGACTCGTGCCGGAATTGAAAAAGAACAATTGAGTGCTGTCGCGTTTACCCGCGGACCGGGATTAATGGGGTCCCTTTTGGTCGGAACCTCTTTCACCAAAGGGTTTGCTGCCGGATTAAACGTCCCAATGGTAGATGTAAACCACCTTCATGCACACGTATTGGCCCATTTTATCAAAGAGCACGAAGAGGATGACAACCAACCTAAATTCCCTTTTCTATGCCTGTTGGTTTCGGGGGGTAATTCACAGATTATTTTGGTAAAAGCTTACAACAACATGGAAGTTGTGGGACAAACCATTGACGATGCAGCAGGAGAAGCTTTCGATAAATGTGCCAAAGTGATGGGACTCGGTTATCCGGGAGGTCCTGTAGTGGACAAACTGGCAAAAGAGGGCAATCCAAATGCTTTTACTTTGAATAAACCCCATATTCCGGGCTTCAATTACAGCTTTAGCGGACTTAAAACCTCATTTCTCTACCTGTTGCGTGATGAACTGAAGAAAGACCCCGATTTTATAGAGAAAAACAAAGCTGATCTTTGCGCTACTTTACAAGCAACTGTCGTTGATATTCTGATGAATAAACTGCGTAAAGCAACTAAGGAATACGGCGTAAAAGAAGTCGCTGTGGCAGGCGGTGTTTCCGCCAACTCCGGTCTCCGTCAGGCATTTGAGGATCATGCAGTGAAATACGGATGGAAGATCTATATTCCGAAATTTGCATTTACAACCGACAATGCAGCAATGGTAGCTATGGCGGGCTATTTCAAATATCAGGATAAGCAATTTTGTGGCATGGACGCTACTCCTTATTCAAGAGTAGAAATATAA